A DNA window from Zingiber officinale cultivar Zhangliang chromosome 3A, Zo_v1.1, whole genome shotgun sequence contains the following coding sequences:
- the LOC122050985 gene encoding uncharacterized protein LOC122050985 has product MKKVTINQQDIFILSERYSPITVLTLLQEVSAAVDVKIDWNALVEKTATEIMNAREYQMLWRHLAYRHPLLDKIEEAAEPLDDDSDLEIELEIAPPNIEEALCQAKEYAQLLLGITKKTDLKAPLADKGVDKEMLDAAPDKQPPQTSHVVASSSLQKKLIQPTGAPIVGGIEPGLDEATEGVVGDVQGLVGKKRQLGDGADETPVD; this is encoded by the exons ATGAAGAAGGTCACGATCAACCAGCAAGATATCTTTATTCTCTCGGAAAG GTACAGCCCAATAACGGTTCTTACTCTATTACAAGAGGTTTCTGCGGCTGTTGATGTTAAGATAGACTGGAATGCGCTTGTCGAGAAAACTGCAACTGAAATTATGAATGCCCGAGAGTACCAAATGCTGTGGAGGCATTTGGCCTACCGTCACCCATTGCTTGATAAGATAGAAGAAGCAGCTGAACCTTTG GATGATGACAGTGATCTCGAGATAGAATTAGAAATTGCACCTCCTAACATAGAAGAAGCCTTATGTCAGGCGAAAGAGTACGCCCAG CTTTTGTTAGGCATAACGAAGAAGACAGATCTAAAAGCTCCTTTGGCTGATAAAGGAGTTGACAAGGAGATGCTAGACGCCGCTCCAGATAAACAACCCCCTCAAACTAGCCATGTTGTTGCTTCTAGCAGTCTCCAGAAGAAGCTGATCCAGCCAACAGGAGCACCTATTGTCGGCGGCATTGAACCAGGATTGGATGAGGCAACAGAGGGTGTGGTTGGGGATGTGCAGGGCCTGGTCGGCAAGAAGCGGCAGCTTGGTGATGGGGCAGATGAGACTCCGGTTGACTAA